GCGTTTCTCTCTTCGTCTGAAATATTTACGATCTCGCTGACATGATCTTTATACGCAACAATACAGCGTCCGGGGTGGCTCTGTTCCTTGAATAAAATTAGAGAACTCACGCTCAAATCACAAATATAAATCCCGAATTGTTCGAGAAGTTCGCCCCTCATGCAATAACCGCAAGAATTATCTTTCTGAATACTGCTCATGATAAAATATGCCTCCTGAATAAAATATTTATGGATTTATTAAAGATTATTACTTTACGCCGGAAAATGCAATAAATTTATTTATTTCTCCCAGTAATCTAACGGCATATCTATTAAAATTTGCTTGGCACTTCTCCATTCAGGGTAATATTTATCTAATAAACTTCTGAATTTGTGCGTGTGATTGCGTTCAATTAAGTGTATAAATTCATGAGTCATAACATATTCTAGGCACTCAAGCGGCTTTTTGACGAGCTGAAGATTTATTAATATACTTTTTTTAGCGATATTACACGAACCCCAGCGAGTTTTCATGTTTCTAATTTTGCAGGCGTTTATGTGAAGATTCATTTTATTTTCACAGCGTTTTATGATTACCGGTAAAATCTGCTTTAACTCGGCGCGATACCATTCTGTTAATAATTTCTTGCGTCTCTCGTAACTTGTCCCGGCTGGAACTGTCATAATTATTTTATTCGGGACTCGTTCGATCTTGCTGTGTTTCTTGTCATGATAATTAATTTGCAGCATATAAGGCACTCCGTAATAATAACAGCTTTCACCTGAAATATATTCGCGCTTTGACTGCCTGAACTGATTACGCATACGGTCTTGAGCTTTGAGAATGTCGGGAATCTTGCGCAAAACAAAATTTTTTATGACTTCTCCCGGAGTCCTCGCAGGAACACTAACAACTATATCGCCATCAGGAGGCTTGACACGTATATATAAATTCTTTTGCCCTGAGCGTTTTATTATTTCTATATCGAGACCGCCAATTTTCATAAATTTTTTATTCATATTCTGATTGAGCCTTCACTATTTCAAAAATTTTGATTGACTCATTAACTGCGTTCTCCGGGGTCATGCCCGAATCCAGCAAAATATTATAAATATGTCCCTGAATCCTCCGGGCTATCGGCGGGTTTTGCTTGAAATCAGGCCTTATGCTTTGTCTTATTGCCTCGTCAAGTTTCAGAGTCAAATTTTCGTCCCCGTCTAAATAATCATAAATCGCCCGTCTTGCCGGACTCTCTCTTACTGAATCGGGATAAATTATATTATCTTCAGGGTGTAAAACTTTTCGCGCTATATCAACAAGTTCATTTAAATATTTTGCGTAGTCTATACTTTCATTTTTACGGCGGTTAATTAAGGCTTTCAACATTTCAGATAAATTATTATAATATTTCTCGTTCGTGTTGATTTTCTGGATTATCTCATAAAAAATATTATTCTCGATTATTTCGGGCTTGGCCTTGTCATCGCAGTTAAACCCGCGCAAAATCTCATCACGTGAAAATTTTTTACTGTCAACGAGCAATTTTACAAGGGACATATTATCAAGTTCGCTGATAACCTGCGACTCCTCCGCGTGAATATAAGTATCAAGTATATATCTCATGTCGGAGTCATAACCCTTCAAATCTATATAATCATGACTAGCTAATTTTATGAAATCTTTGACTCTGTTATACTCGCTGATTTCTTGCCTGAACTCGTTTACTTGCGATTCAGTATAATTATAGTGAGATACTAATCTATCACAGCAATCAGAAAATGAACGGGCCGCCGAACTTGTGAGAGTGTATAAATTCTCGCGCTCTAACTGTTTATCTTGACCGCAAAAATAATTTATATAGTCCGAGTCAGTCCGCGAGTCCTTAACGCCCGAAAATAATTCTTTCAAAGCCTGAAGACTCCCTAACATTTTAGATTTTGCCTCGTCATAACGACTCTTTAAGAATCCTTCTATATCGCTTTTATCATAATTATCAAATGCTCCCGAAGTGTAATCTTTAATGGCTGACTCTATATTCCTGAATAAATCCATATAGTCAATTATATAGCCGCATTCTTTCTCTTCGCCGTCAGTCCTGTTTACTCTGCAGATAGCTTGAAATAAATCGTGGTCTCTCATGCTCTTATCGATATATATATAAGTCGCGTGCGGTGCGTCAAATCCCGTCAATAATTTATCTACAACTATCAATAATTTCATTTGTCCGGGCGTGTCAGTAAATAATTTTTTTGCTGATTCCTCGTATTCTTTAGCACTCTTACCGTTTAGCATTCTCTTGTAAATTTTTGCCTTGTATAAATCTTCACTTGTGCCGGTGCGTAAATCTTTCTCTGAAGGCTCATAATATGACGTAACTATTGCGCATTTGGTAAAATTATTTGACTGGAAGATCTCCCAGTATTTGCAGGCCTCGTAAATGCTCCCGGCGACTAATAAGGCATTACCGGAATTATTAACGAGTCTCGGCTTGTTATTCATGTCAAATATAATATCTGCTGCAATTCTTTCGAGTCTTTCTTTCGAGCTGTATAATTTGCTTATAGTTGCCCAGCGGCGTTTGAGTTCATTTCTTGCGCGGTCTGATAATTGCTGAGTCTTAACGTCAAATAAAGCGTCTATTTTTGCCGGATCTGTCAAATATTGATTCACGTCT
This DNA window, taken from Synergistaceae bacterium, encodes the following:
- a CDS encoding M48 family metallopeptidase, yielding MNKKFMKIGGLDIEIIKRSGQKNLYIRVKPPDGDIVVSVPARTPGEVIKNFVLRKIPDILKAQDRMRNQFRQSKREYISGESCYYYGVPYMLQINYHDKKHSKIERVPNKIIMTVPAGTSYERRKKLLTEWYRAELKQILPVIIKRCENKMNLHINACKIRNMKTRWGSCNIAKKSILINLQLVKKPLECLEYVMTHEFIHLIERNHTHKFRSLLDKYYPEWRSAKQILIDMPLDYWEK
- a CDS encoding HsdR family type I site-specific deoxyribonuclease, which codes for MLIENERHLQERVKKWLIDDLKYNFLGNLENQNNLPVINNLLRENLLSRNYSDYVIKQALDSLDKLINTQSGPLYKINQEIYNLIRYGANTKDESGNYITVHYIDWLNTERNNFYLAEEVTVSFAQKKRPDLVLYVNGIALGMIELKNSCVAVENGIRQIIRNQSKECIQEFFNPIQILMAGNGSQGLRYGVIETPEKFYLTWKEDINAKDSLSQKIRALQSQEKNILRDGIISLCQHDRFLSLIHNFMIFDKGVKKIARHNQFFAVKAAQERIKQGEGGIIWNTQGSGKSLIMVWLAKWIRENIDNSRVVIITDRDELDSQIEGVFIDSGEKTIKRARSGGDLRDILNRDQDSIICSLIHKYGHNVKGGADIDLYIRELVDNLPKNYSAKGHIIAFIDECHRTNSGKLHQAVKKLMPHAVLIGFTGTPLLKSDKLTSLQIFGPYIHTYKFDEAVRDKIVVDLRYEARDVNQYLTDPAKIDALFDVKTQQLSDRARNELKRRWATISKLYSSKERLERIAADIIFDMNNKPRLVNNSGNALLVAGSIYEACKYWEIFQSNNFTKCAIVTSYYEPSEKDLRTGTSEDLYKAKIYKRMLNGKSAKEYEESAKKLFTDTPGQMKLLIVVDKLLTGFDAPHATYIYIDKSMRDHDLFQAICRVNRTDGEEKECGYIIDYMDLFRNIESAIKDYTSGAFDNYDKSDIEGFLKSRYDEAKSKMLGSLQALKELFSGVKDSRTDSDYINYFCGQDKQLERENLYTLTSSAARSFSDCCDRLVSHYNYTESQVNEFRQEISEYNRVKDFIKLASHDYIDLKGYDSDMRYILDTYIHAEESQVISELDNMSLVKLLVDSKKFSRDEILRGFNCDDKAKPEIIENNIFYEIIQKINTNEKYYNNLSEMLKALINRRKNESIDYAKYLNELVDIARKVLHPEDNIIYPDSVRESPARRAIYDYLDGDENLTLKLDEAIRQSIRPDFKQNPPIARRIQGHIYNILLDSGMTPENAVNESIKIFEIVKAQSEYE